One Spinacia oleracea cultivar Varoflay chromosome 4, BTI_SOV_V1, whole genome shotgun sequence DNA segment encodes these proteins:
- the LOC110801748 gene encoding pentatricopeptide repeat-containing protein At2g22410, mitochondrial isoform X1 encodes MINHIISNSRFLTHLPNPLSIITPSFLHTRSLSPYKPKPSNWNTNHSFVRSNPILSLLEKCNSMAQLFQIQAQMITSGLILDGLASSRLIAFCAISEAGDLDYCEKILKFVDNPKVFSWNIAIKGYSESLIPIKSVVLYKEMLKIGECRPDNYTYPLVFKVCARLLLNYTGYGILGHVLKLGLDSDVFVHNGVIHMLVSCGHLEDARNVFDESCVRDLVTWNSLINGYVHCGKAREALNLYEEMREEGVRPDEVTMIGMVASCAQMEDLSRGLEFHRLIGDCGLVMTVPLCNALMDMYVKCGDLNSAKEIFDNLRKKTMVSWTTMVVGYAKFGFLNEARKLFDKMPEKDVVPWNAMIGAYVQAKCSKEALILFHEMQSSSVTPDEITMVNCLSACSHLGALDFGIWIHRYINKKNLSLKNVSLGTALVDMYAKCGNFEKAVEVFHEMPLKNSLTWTAIIGGLALHGNANDALSYFSKMVDDVGLVPDEITFLGVLAACCHGGLVEKGRKYFTEMTSKYNLTPNVKHYSSMVDLLGRAGKLEDAETLIKSMPMEPDAVVWGALFFACRTHGNVIMGEKAALKLLELDPGDGGIYVLLANMYGDAEMWDKARKVRKMMKERRVDKTPGCSSIEINGVVHEFTIRDKTHAQSKEIFECLVQLTKQLELLETVSSIST; translated from the coding sequence ATGATCAACCACATAATCTCAAACTCCAGATTCCTCACTCACCTTCCAAATCCTCTCTCCATAATCACCCCATCATTTCTCCACACTCGTTCTCTCTCCCCTTACAAACCAAAACCCAGCAACTGGAACACTAATCACTCCTTCGTAAGATCAAATCCAATTCTATCTCTCCTCGAAAAATGCAATTCCATGGCGCAATTGTTTCAAATTCAAGCTCAAATGATCACTTCTGGGCTCATCTTAGACGGGCTTGCTTCAAGTCGATTAATTGCATTTTGTGCGATCTCTGAAGCTGGTGATCTTGATTATTGtgagaaaattttgaaatttgttgataACCCTAAAGTTTTTTCATGGAATATTGCAATTAAGGGTTATTCAGAGAGTTTAATTCCGATTAAATCTGTTGTGTTGTATAAAGAAATGTTGAAAATTGGTGAGTGTCGTCCTGATAATTATACTTATCCTTTGGTTTTTAAGGTTTGTGCTCGTTTGTTGTTGAATTATACTGGTTATGGGATTCTTGGGCATGTTTTGAAATTGGGATTGGATTCGGATGTGTTTGTGCATAATGGAGTTATTCATATGTTGGTATCCTGTGGTCATTTGGAAGATGCACGCAATGTGTTCGATGAAAGTTGTGTGAGAGATTTGGTTACTTGGAATTCTTTGATCAATGGCTATGTACATTGTGGGAAGGCTAGGGAAGCTTTGAACCTTTATGAGGAAATGAGGGAGGAGGGAGTAAGGCCAGATGAGGTAACAATGATTGGTATGGTTGCGTCATGTGCACAAATGGAGGATTTGAGTCGAGGGTTGGAGTTTCATCGTCTTATTGGTGATTGTGGACTGGTTATGACCGTCCCACTTTGTAACGCGTTGATGGATATGTATGTTAAATGTGGTGATCTTAACTCTGCAAAGGAGATATTTGACAATTTGAGGAAGAAAACCATGGTTTCTTGGACAACAATGGTAGTGGGGTATGCtaaatttggattcttgaatgaGGCTAGAAAGCTGTTTGACAAGATGCCTGAGAAAGATGTGGTGCCGTGGAATGCCATGATTGGTGCATATGTTCAAGCAAAGTGTAGTAAAGAAGCTTTGATTCTATTTCATGAAATGCAGAGTTCAAGTGTTACACCTGATGAGATTACTATGGTTAACTGTTTATCTGCTTGTTCCCATTTAGGAGCACTTGATTTTGGGATATGGATTCACCGCTACATCAATAAGAAGAATCTTTCTTTGAAGAATGTTTCATTGGGTACAGCTCTTGTTGATATGTATGCCAAATGTGGTAACTTTGAGAAGGCGGTTGAAGTTTTCCATGAAATGCCGTTGAAGAACTCATTGACATGGACTGCTATCATTGGAGGGTTAGCCCTTCATGGAAATGCAAATGATGCTTTATCATACTTTTCAAAAATGGTTGATGATGTTGGATTGGTACCAGATGAGATCACATTCCTTGGAGTTTTAGCTGCTTGTTGTCATGGAGGATTGGTTGAAAAGGGTCGTAAGTATTTTACTGAAATGACCTCCAAATATAATCTAACTCCAAATGTTAAACACTACTCTTCCATGGTGGACTTACTTGGAAGAGCAGGAAAATTAGAAGATGCAGAAACACTTATAAAGAGTATGCCTATGGAACCAGATGCTGTTGTTTGGGGTGCTTTGTTCTTTGCTTGCCGTACTCACGGAAATGTGATAATGGGTGAAAAAGCTGCTCTGAAACTTCTTGAGTTGGATCCTGGTGATGGTGGAATATATGTTTTGTTGGCAAATATGTATGGGGATGCAGAAATGTGGGATAAGGCTAGGAAAGTGAGGAAGATGATGAAGGAAAGAAGAGTCGATAAGACTCCTGGTTGTAGCTCAATTGAAATCAATGGAGTAGTCCATGAGTTCACTATAAGAGACAAGACACATGCTCAATCTAAAGAGATATTTGAATGTCTTGTTCAGCTGACTAAACAACTCGAGTTGCTTGAAACTGTTTCGAGTATCAGCACATAA
- the LOC110801748 gene encoding E3 ubiquitin-protein ligase BIG BROTHER isoform X2 has protein sequence MSWNHQHMDSHYVGSNAPYNSAGSFMDFFAGLTYDHVNFIFSGSQIQDTAYSPVSAGYYKFGYSDPGATQYYNNNPSYDVFDHIVDGIDDYTRRPADFPSSEQTTGTNHQSQRMSNTNVNTSNRDCPRSRHNSQDYQAIWQDHIDPDNMTYEELLELGEAVGTHSRGLSKEQISMLPVSKFKCCFFLRNRCRSERCVICQMEYKRKDRLITLPCKHKYHMGCGTKWLTINKACPICYTEVSIGAHKKFK, from the exons ATGAGTTGGAATCATCAACACATGGATTCACATTATGTTGGGAGCAATGCTCCTTACAATAGTGCTGGTAGTTTCATGGATTTTTTCGCCGGCCTTACCTATGATCATGTCAATTTCATCTTTTCTGGCTCACAAATTCAG GATACTGCATATTCACCAGTTAGTGCTGGTTATTATAAATTCGGGTATTCAGATCCCGGGGCGACCCAGTACTACAATAATAACCCGTCTTATGATGTGTTCGATCACATAGTGGATGGTATAGATGATTACACACGAAGACCTGCTGATTTCCCTTCTAGTGAGCAGACAACTGGGACAAATCATCAGTCACAAAGAATGTCAAACACGAATGTAAATACGAGCAATCGAGATT GTCCTAGGAGTCGTCACAATTCTCAAGATTACCAG GCTATTTGGCAAGATCATATAGATCCAGATAACATGACTTATGAG GAATTACTTGAGTTGGGCGAGGCAGTTGGAACTCATAGTCGAGGTCTTTCCAAAGAACAGATTTCCATGCTCCCAGTTTCGAAGTTCAAGTGTTGTTTTTTCTTAAGGAACAGGTGCCGATCTGAAAG ATGTGTAATTTGTCAGATGGAATACAAACGTAAAGATCGTTTAATTACCCTTCCCTGCAAACACAAGTATCATATGGGCTGCGGAACCAAATGGCTAACCATCAATAAG GCTTGCCCGATTTGTTACACAGAAGTGTCCATAGGAGCACACAAAAAGTTTAAGTAG
- the LOC130472234 gene encoding uncharacterized protein has product MSAIWLLLRYGSHSFDIRVGDMEKYRLLKLFLDIFEESVKQDVFLPSTFSLYVEGPCGKVELNDDKTLRLLWGWNWGKDTTEIWVEGTDKPGLVFRNAVATIENHRKEKERQLKERQEELLRAQREEEEAMRKQQEREDILREIQEQMEYTVAMEVLVVDCEDMKVEYVRVISKDDADEVFPGCSQPKQTQESPKKQPTPPKHTNHVASKSKGKDKPASKKLTPKRRASAKQPTPQKQPTPPKQPTKQPTPPPPPPPPQKEPTQPKQQQHTPPPEHPTSPPQQQQHTPPPEHPTSPPQHHTPPPPPQNPTPPQNNQTDEPNNQAPPDQAQPVKKKGGRARPEGFRVNKVTAKKAGTWVSKGKGKGRKGTGRSKTPGVFADVGEICSEEESEDSDYEESDSEQEDVLNDWIDSDVDDEVIPDDIPDLGFEDCLNGSSKMDKAYKNGKIWTDQPYGSIKLEPWLIFHDKATFLEVLRSYCIQEGFGLSVERADNRRYTAVCAVESCDWRIHASRLFDNVSWAIKVISGSHRTCGRLEENPVVTSEWLCKHMLGEIEANPEIPVETLRRYAQEKFQLRVKKRLLYKVRSMAKGKLHGGWAEAYELLPRYAEMIKQTNPGSHALITWGPVVGM; this is encoded by the coding sequence ATGAGTGCTATTTGGTTGTTACTACGTTATGGGTCACATAGTTTTGATATTAGAGTGGGAGACATGGAAAAATATCGTTTGTTGAAGTTGTTTCTTGATATCTTTGAGGAATCAGTTAAGCAAGATGTTTTTTTGCCTAGTACCTTTAGCTTGTATGTTGAGGGTCCTTGTGGTAAGGTTGAATTGAATGATGATAAGACTTTAAGGCTTCTGTGGGGATGGAATTGGGGTAAAGACACTACTGAAATTTGGGTTGAGGGAACAGATAAACCAGGATTGGTGTTTAGGAATGCTGTTGCAACAATTGAGAATCATAGAAAGGAAAAAGAGAGACAACTTAAGGAGAGACAAGAGGAACTGTTGAGGGCTCaaagagaggaggaagaggCAATGAGGAAACAACAGGAAAGGGAGGACATTTTGAGGGAAATACAGGAACAAATGGAGTACACTGTGGCTATGGAGGTCCTTGTTGTTGATTGTGAGGACATGAAGGTTGAGTATGTGAGAGTCATTAGCAAAGATGATGCTGATGAGGTGTTTCCAGGTTGCTCTCAACCAAAACAAACACAAGAATCCCCAAAGAAACAACCCACCCCACCCAAACACACAAATCATGTTGCTTCTAAGTCAAAAGGCAAGGATAAGCCTGCTTCTAAGAAACTAACCCCCAAAAGGAGGGCATCAGCTAAACAACCCACCCCACAGAAACAACCCACCCCACCTAAACAACCCACCAAACAACCTacaccaccacccccaccaccCCCACCACAGAAAGAACCCACCCaaccaaaacaacaacaacacacaccacCACCAGAACATCCCACCTCtccaccacaacaacaacaacacacaccacCACCAGAACATCCCACCTCTCCACCACAACATCAcacccctccaccaccaccacaaaatCCCACTCCACCACAGAACAACCAAACTGATGAGCCTAACAATCAAGCACCACCTGATCAAGCTCAGCCAGTGAAAAAGAAGGGGGGCAGAGCTAGACCTGAGGGGTTTAGGGTTAACAAAGTCACTGCTAAGAAGGCTGGAACTTGGGTTTCCAAGGGAAAGGGAAAAGGGAGAAAGGGTACAGGAAGGTCTAAGACACCAGGGGTTTTTGCTGATGTTGGTGAGATATGTTCAGAAGAGGAGAGTGAGGATTCTGATTATGAGGAATCAGATTCTGAACAAGAGGATGTTCTGAATGATTGGATTGATtctgatgttgatgatgaggtGATTCCTGATGATATTCCTGATTTGGGGTTTGAGGATTGTCTAAATGGTTCCTCAAAGATGGATAAGGCCTATAAAAATGGCAAAATATGGACTGATCAACCATATGGGTCCATTAAGTTAGAACCCTGGTTGATCTTTCATGATAAGGCCACATTTCTTGAAGTGTTGAGAAGTTACTGCATACAGGAGGGGTTTGGGCTTAGTGTTGAGAGGGCTGATAATAGGAGGTACACAGCAGTGTGTGCAGTGGAGTCATGTGACTGGAGGATACATGCCAGTAGGTTGTTTGACAATGTTAGCTGGGCCATTAAGGTGATCAGTGGGTCCCACAGAACTTGTGGGAGGCTTGAGGAGAATCCAGTAGTGACCTCTGAGTGGTTGTGTAAGCATATGTTGGGGGAAATAGAGGCAAATCCAGAGATTCCAGTGGAGACATTGAGGAGGTATGCACAGGAGAAGTTTCAGTTGAGGGTGAAAAAGAGGCTATTGTACAAGGTCAGGAGTATGGCAAAGGGAAAGCTGCATGGTGGTTGGGCTGAAGCATATGAGCTGTTGCCTAGATATGCTGAGATGATTAAGCAAACAAACCCAGGGAGTCATGCACTTATAACATGGGGGCCAGTAGTGGGGATGTGA
- the LOC110801012 gene encoding uncharacterized protein: protein MNCKNNGFSGSAFHKLFWIAANAYNEYVFGKAMEKISEYNANATAYLNSCIEQWSRHKFDSTVCCDHNTTNFVESFNACTKPFRDMPVFSLLEAIRSWCMQRVGARFDKAVDMEEGQLTAYALKELEERTAESRLCYATACGGGEFEVRDGHVNFPIRLATRSCACGKWQICGIPCKHALRVIYDQRMNPHDFISPWFKAAAYKLTYAEHIHPMADPSQWPDFGLPSIQPPTIKRPSGRPAKKRKRGANEPKKGKRNTNVKCGKCREFGHNSRTCKSGGTSATGPSTSKSGAAGASTSNGGPNTRKRSKAAA, encoded by the exons ATGAATTGTAAGAACAATGGCTTCAGTGGATCTGCATTCCACAAGCTATTTTGGATAGCTGCTAATGCATACAATGAGTATGTGTTTGGTAAGGCCATGGAAAAGATCAGTGAGTACAATGCAAATGCCACTGCATACTTGAACAGCTGCATTGAGCAGTGGTCTAGGCATAAGTTTGACTCTACTGtttgttgtgatcacaacacaACAAACTTTGTGGAGTCATTTAATGCATGCACAAAGCCCTTCAGAGACATGCCTGTCTTCTCATTATTGGAAG CAATCAGAAGTTGGTGTATGCAGAGGGTGGGGGCTAGATTTGACAAGGCAGTTGACATGGAGGAAGGTCAGCTCACTGCATATGCATTGAAAGAGTTAGAGGAGAGGACAGCTGAGTCCAGGTTATGTTATGCCACAGCATGTGGAGGGGGTGAATTTGAGGTTAGGGATGGACATGTCAACTTCCCAATTAGGCTTGCAACAAGAAGTTGTGCCTGTGGGAAGTGGCAGATCTGTGGAATCCCCTGCAAGCATGCACTGAGGGTCATATATGACCAAAGGATGAACCCCCATGATTTCATATCCCCATGGTTCAAGGCTGCTGCATACAAGCTAACCTATGCAGAACATATTCATCCTATGGCAGATCCATCTCAGTGGCCTGACTTTGGCCTTCCTTCCATTCAGCCTCCAACCATCAAAAGACCATCTGGCAGACCtgctaagaagagaaagagaggggCAAATGAACCAAAGAAAGGGAAGAGGAACACAAATGTGAAATGTGGAAAGTGTAGAGAGTTTGGTCACAACTCAAGAACATGCAAGAGTGGAGGAACAAGTGCCACTGGACCAAGTACTTCAAAGAGTGGTGCAGCAGGAGCAAGTACATCAAATGGGGGACCAAACACAAGGAAGAGGTCAAAGGCAGCTGCATAG